In the Malaclemys terrapin pileata isolate rMalTer1 chromosome 12, rMalTer1.hap1, whole genome shotgun sequence genome, one interval contains:
- the LOC128846459 gene encoding olfactory receptor 6N1-like — translation MEKAEGRNQTPVTEFILLGFGNQPGLQILLFLLFLVIYVMTMAWNLLIVVLVVTDQHLHTPMYFFLGNLSCLETCYTSTILPRLLASLLSGDRTISVEGCITQLSVFVFLVTTECYLLAVMSYDRYLAICKPLHYGAFMNGRLCFQLAAGSWINGFLACTILVCLMSELIFCGPNEMDHFCDLTPMLKLSCSDTSQITPVSYTFSFLNLVLPFLSTLTSYVCVISTIPRIPSTSGRQKAFSTCSSHLIVVTIFYGTIMIVYMLLKSSTLRALNKVFSVCYTVLTPLANPLIYSLRNRG, via the coding sequence ATGGAGAAAGCAGAAGGGAGAAATCAAACACCCgtcacagaattcatcctcctgggattcggGAATCAACCTGGGCTGCagattcttctcttcctgctgtttctgGTGATCTACGTTATGACAATGGCTTGGAACCTCCTCATCGTTGTGCTAGTTGtgactgatcagcaccttcacacccccatgtacttcttcctggggaacttgtcctgcctggagacctgctacacctccaccatcctgcccaggctgctggccagtctcctgagtggggacagaaccatttctgtGGAGGGCTGCATCACACAATTGTCTGTATTTGTTTTTCTAGTAACTACAGAGTGTTATCTCTTGGCggtgatgtcttatgatcggtatttagctATATGCAAACCGCTGCACTACGGAGCCTTTATGAACGGCCGGCTGTGCTTCCAGCTAGCAGCTGGGTCTTGGATAAATGGATTTCTAGCTTGTACAATATTAGTGTGTCTCATGTCAGAGTTAATTTTCTGTGGCCCCAATGAAATGGATCACTTCTGTGATCTCACCCCAATGCTAaaactctcctgcagtgacaccAGCCAGATCACACCGGTTAGTTATACATTTTCCTTCCTTAATTTAGTTCTCCCATTTCTATCAACCTTGACATCCTATGTTTGTGTCATCAGCACCATCccgagaatcccttccaccagcgggaggcaaaaggccttttccacctgctcctcccacctcatcgTGGTGACCATCTTCTATGGGACAATAATGATTGTCTACATGCTGCTGAAATCCAGCACCCTGAGAGCCCTGaacaaagtgttctctgtctgctacacagtcctgactcccctggCCAATCcgctcatctacagcctgagaaacagaggTTAA